In one Flavobacteriales bacterium genomic region, the following are encoded:
- a CDS encoding lytic transglycosylase domain-containing protein, translating into MKRKLLRLGWRTALWMALLAGGSAALHLFTFSASSAESDLDHLRHFNDGYKVFSLTLPNELSFCGEPVPLDRIDVRERLDRELLVNTYWQSNTLLAHKRANRWFPLIEEVLKREGVPDDMKYLALVESNFTNVVSPAGAAGYWQFMKETGQGYGLEVNGEVDERYNVEKSTVAACKYLKAAYAKYGSWALAAAAYNLGPGGVDKQLGRQKKESYFDLLLPEETSRYVFRILAMKEIIREPQRYGFHLRKRDLYPPYATRPIEVKGPIEDIAAFALRHGTDYKTVKLLNPWLRDTRLTNKEGRAYTLLLPGEGFHDAPAEP; encoded by the coding sequence ATGAAACGCAAGCTCCTCCGCCTCGGCTGGCGCACCGCGCTATGGATGGCCCTGCTGGCCGGCGGTTCGGCCGCGCTGCACCTGTTCACCTTTTCCGCCAGCAGCGCCGAGTCCGACCTGGACCACCTGCGCCACTTCAACGACGGCTACAAGGTCTTCTCCCTCACGCTGCCCAATGAGCTCTCCTTCTGCGGCGAACCGGTGCCGCTGGACCGCATCGACGTGCGCGAGCGGCTCGACCGCGAGCTCCTGGTGAACACCTACTGGCAGAGCAACACCCTCCTGGCGCACAAGCGGGCCAATCGGTGGTTCCCCCTCATCGAGGAGGTACTGAAGCGCGAGGGCGTGCCGGACGACATGAAGTACCTGGCCTTGGTGGAGAGCAACTTCACCAATGTGGTCTCGCCCGCCGGCGCGGCCGGATACTGGCAGTTCATGAAGGAGACCGGCCAGGGCTACGGGCTGGAGGTGAACGGCGAGGTGGACGAGCGTTACAACGTGGAGAAGAGCACCGTGGCCGCCTGCAAGTACCTGAAGGCGGCCTATGCCAAGTACGGCAGCTGGGCACTCGCCGCGGCGGCCTACAACCTCGGCCCCGGCGGCGTGGACAAGCAGCTGGGCCGCCAGAAGAAGGAGAGCTACTTCGACCTCCTGCTGCCGGAGGAGACGAGCCGCTACGTGTTCCGGATCCTCGCCATGAAGGAGATCATCCGCGAGCCGCAGCGCTACGGATTCCACCTGCGGAAGCGCGACCTCTACCCGCCCTATGCCACCCGGCCCATCGAGGTGAAGGGCCCGATCGAGGACATCGCGGCCTTCGCCCTCCGGCACGGCACCGATTACAAGACCGTGAAGCTGCTCAACCCCTGGCTGCGCGACACCCGCCTCACCAACAAGGAGGGCCGGGCCTACACCCTGCTGCTGCCGGGCGAGGGCTTCCATGATGCCCCTGCGGAGCCTTGA
- a CDS encoding MraY family glycosyltransferase: MYGATQLFLIYSGLFFAALVFSLLVNSLFMRFARTLGIREKDQMLVRWSSSHKPAFGGIGFYILFLACFSLHGVIFPGEAGATLKPELLGLLAATSLGFLMGLADDAYNTRPLLKFLVQLACGGILIATGTTIDLFEAPWANHALTLLWVVGMMNSINMLDNMDAITTVVSIAILAAAVVALIVRDAMEPVYMVLMVGVMAALSGFLFFNWHPSRMFMGDTGSQFLGVLLAFVGIRFFWNGESPTGAWEPARQMIAPLTVFLLPIADTATVSINRVMRGRSPFVGGRDHTTHHLGYLGLSDGQVALVFIGISLVNVFLTFVMCRFVTVWTNLHTGIFVAYGLAVFGTLFSITHRSKPRP, from the coding sequence ATGTACGGCGCAACGCAGCTCTTCCTGATCTACTCCGGGCTCTTCTTCGCGGCCTTGGTCTTCAGCCTGCTCGTGAACTCGCTGTTCATGCGCTTCGCGCGCACGCTGGGCATCCGGGAGAAGGACCAGATGCTGGTGCGCTGGAGCAGCAGCCACAAGCCGGCCTTCGGCGGCATCGGCTTCTACATCCTGTTCCTGGCCTGCTTCTCGCTGCACGGGGTCATCTTCCCGGGCGAAGCCGGCGCCACCCTCAAGCCCGAGCTGCTCGGCCTGCTGGCCGCGACCTCGCTCGGCTTCCTCATGGGCCTGGCCGACGATGCGTACAACACCCGCCCCCTGCTGAAGTTCCTGGTGCAGCTCGCCTGCGGCGGCATCCTCATCGCCACCGGCACCACCATCGACCTCTTCGAGGCTCCCTGGGCCAACCATGCGCTCACGCTCCTCTGGGTGGTGGGCATGATGAACTCCATCAACATGCTCGACAACATGGACGCCATCACCACGGTGGTCTCCATCGCCATCCTCGCCGCCGCCGTGGTGGCGCTCATCGTGCGCGATGCCATGGAACCCGTGTACATGGTGCTCATGGTGGGGGTGATGGCCGCCCTCAGCGGCTTCCTCTTCTTCAACTGGCACCCCTCCCGCATGTTCATGGGCGATACCGGCAGCCAGTTCCTGGGCGTGCTGCTCGCCTTCGTCGGCATCCGCTTCTTCTGGAACGGCGAATCGCCCACCGGCGCCTGGGAGCCCGCCCGGCAGATGATCGCGCCCCTCACCGTGTTCCTGCTGCCGATCGCCGACACGGCCACCGTCTCCATCAACCGCGTGATGCGCGGCCGCAGCCCCTTCGTGGGCGGGCGCGACCACACCACCCACCACCTGGGCTACCTGGGGCTCAGCGACGGCCAGGTGGCCCTTGTCTTCATCGGCATCAGCCTGGTGAACGTCTTCCTCACCTTCGTGATGTGCCGTTTCGTCACGGTCTGGACGAACCTGCACACCGGTATCTTCGTTGCATACGGCCTGGCCGTCTTCGGCACGCTTTTCTCCATCACCCACCGGTCCAAGCCGCGCCCATGA
- the uvrA gene encoding excinuclease ABC subunit UvrA yields the protein MKTEALKAAASEEGTADDHIEVLGARVHNLKDIDVRIPRDKLVVITGLSGSGKSSLAFDTIHAEGQRRYIETFNAYARQFLGGIERPDVDLITGLSPVIAIEQKTISRNPRSTVGTVTEIYDLLRLLYARVADAYSHVTGEPMVRYTDQQIVELVAEAYAGKEVLILAPLVRGRKGHYRELFEQLLRQGFLRARADGEVLDLTGRPRLDRYKVHDIELVVDRIKVSEGSGKRLAETIQTAMKYGKGSLMVVEAKGQHAPRFLSRHLMCPTSGIAYEEPEPNLFSFNSPYGACPRCSGLGQVTEVALDRIVPDRSKSIRKGAIVALGSYKSNWVFKQVEAVLESFGHDLDTPVEEMEDAVLAALLNGLDEPLRVSSSIGLSDRTVQFEGIIPFILEQAEEGPKTAQKWAAGFTHMVSCPECGGARLKKTALHFRLDGRSITELAQLPINGLHAFMSGLTDRLSGTKALIAREVVKEITARSGFLLDVGLEYLTLDRSARSLSGGEAQRIRLATQIGSQLTGVLYILDEPSIGLHQRDDQRLIGSLRNLRDGGNSVLVVEHDKEMMLSADHLIDIGPGAGEHGGRIVAEGHPKELLRGDSVTARYLRNELRIEVPAERRRGSGKRLSLRGASGNNLKAVDVDFPLGTFICVTGVSGSGKSTLIGDTLYPILSRHFYRSDLQPLPYDSVRGLEHIDKVIEVDQSPIGRTPRSNPATYTGLFDHIRDLFAQLPSAKIRGYKAGRFSFNTAGGRCETCKGAGLRTIEMNFLPDVAVPCETCRGKRYDRETLEVRFKGKSIADVLDMPVEEAAALFADIPQISQKLRTLLEVGLGYVKLGQSSTTLSGGEAQRIKLATELSRKGTGSTFYILDEPTTGLHFDDVKQLIAVLQRLVDQGNTVLVIEHNLDIIKVADHVIDMGPEGGAGGGTVVARGTPEEVVLMGRGHTWPYLKAELA from the coding sequence TTGAAGACTGAAGCCCTGAAGGCCGCCGCCAGCGAGGAAGGCACGGCCGACGACCACATCGAGGTGCTCGGTGCCCGGGTGCACAACCTGAAGGACATCGATGTGCGCATACCGCGCGACAAGCTGGTGGTGATCACCGGGCTCAGCGGCAGCGGCAAGAGCTCCCTGGCCTTCGATACGATCCACGCCGAGGGGCAGCGGCGCTACATCGAGACCTTCAATGCCTATGCCCGCCAGTTCCTCGGCGGCATCGAGCGGCCCGACGTGGACCTGATCACCGGGCTCAGCCCCGTGATCGCCATCGAGCAGAAGACGATCAGCCGCAACCCGCGCAGCACCGTGGGCACGGTGACGGAGATCTACGACCTGCTGCGCCTGCTCTATGCGCGCGTGGCCGATGCCTACTCGCACGTCACCGGCGAGCCCATGGTACGCTACACCGACCAGCAGATCGTGGAGCTGGTGGCCGAGGCCTACGCCGGCAAGGAGGTGCTCATCCTGGCGCCGCTCGTGCGCGGCCGCAAGGGCCACTACCGCGAGCTCTTCGAGCAGCTGCTGCGCCAGGGCTTCCTGCGGGCCCGCGCCGATGGCGAGGTGCTCGACCTCACGGGCCGCCCCCGGCTCGACCGCTACAAGGTGCACGACATCGAGCTGGTGGTGGACCGCATCAAGGTGAGCGAAGGCAGCGGCAAGCGGCTGGCCGAGACCATCCAGACCGCGATGAAGTACGGCAAGGGCAGCCTCATGGTGGTGGAGGCCAAGGGCCAGCACGCGCCGCGGTTCCTGAGCCGCCACCTCATGTGCCCCACCAGCGGCATCGCCTACGAGGAGCCTGAGCCCAACCTCTTCAGCTTCAACAGCCCCTACGGTGCCTGCCCCCGGTGCAGCGGCCTGGGCCAGGTGACGGAGGTGGCGCTGGACAGGATCGTGCCCGACCGCAGCAAGAGCATCCGCAAGGGCGCCATTGTCGCGCTCGGCAGCTACAAGAGCAACTGGGTGTTCAAGCAGGTGGAGGCCGTGCTGGAGAGCTTCGGACACGACCTGGACACGCCCGTTGAGGAGATGGAGGACGCGGTGCTGGCGGCGCTGCTCAACGGCCTGGACGAGCCGCTGCGCGTGAGCAGCAGCATCGGCCTGAGCGACCGCACCGTGCAGTTCGAAGGCATCATCCCCTTCATCCTGGAGCAGGCCGAGGAAGGCCCGAAGACCGCGCAGAAATGGGCGGCCGGCTTCACCCACATGGTGAGCTGTCCTGAATGCGGCGGCGCCCGGCTGAAGAAGACCGCCCTGCATTTCCGCCTGGACGGCCGCAGCATCACCGAGCTCGCCCAGCTGCCCATCAACGGGCTGCACGCCTTCATGTCGGGCCTGACTGACCGGCTGAGCGGGACCAAGGCACTGATCGCGCGCGAGGTGGTGAAGGAGATCACCGCACGGAGCGGCTTCCTGCTCGATGTGGGCCTGGAGTACCTCACCCTCGACCGCAGCGCGCGGTCCCTGAGCGGCGGTGAGGCCCAGCGCATCCGCCTGGCCACGCAGATCGGCAGCCAGCTCACCGGCGTACTCTACATCCTCGATGAACCCAGCATCGGGCTTCACCAGCGCGATGACCAGCGGCTCATCGGCAGCCTGCGCAACCTGCGCGACGGCGGCAACAGCGTGCTGGTGGTGGAGCATGACAAGGAGATGATGCTGAGCGCCGACCACCTGATCGACATCGGCCCCGGCGCGGGCGAGCACGGTGGACGGATCGTGGCCGAGGGCCACCCCAAGGAGCTCCTGCGCGGCGACAGCGTGACGGCACGCTACCTCCGCAACGAGCTGCGCATCGAGGTGCCGGCCGAGCGCCGCCGGGGCAGCGGCAAGCGGCTCTCGCTGCGCGGTGCCTCGGGCAACAACCTCAAGGCGGTGGACGTGGACTTCCCGCTGGGCACCTTCATCTGCGTCACCGGGGTGAGCGGGAGCGGCAAGAGCACCCTCATCGGCGATACCCTCTACCCCATCCTCAGCAGGCACTTCTACCGCAGCGACCTGCAGCCGCTGCCCTACGACTCCGTGCGCGGCCTGGAGCACATCGACAAGGTGATCGAGGTGGACCAGAGCCCCATCGGTCGCACCCCGCGTAGCAATCCGGCCACCTACACCGGGCTCTTCGACCACATCCGCGACCTGTTCGCCCAATTGCCCAGCGCCAAGATCCGCGGCTACAAGGCCGGCCGCTTCAGCTTCAACACCGCCGGCGGGCGCTGCGAGACCTGCAAGGGGGCCGGGCTGCGCACCATCGAGATGAACTTCCTGCCCGATGTAGCGGTGCCCTGCGAAACCTGCCGCGGCAAGCGCTACGATCGGGAGACCCTCGAGGTGCGCTTCAAGGGCAAGAGCATCGCCGATGTGCTGGACATGCCGGTGGAGGAGGCGGCCGCCCTCTTCGCCGACATCCCCCAGATCAGCCAGAAGCTGCGCACCCTGCTCGAGGTGGGCCTTGGCTACGTGAAACTGGGGCAGAGCAGCACCACGCTCAGCGGCGGGGAGGCGCAGCGCATCAAGCTGGCCACCGAGCTGAGCCGCAAGGGCACCGGCAGCACCTTCTACATCCTCGACGAGCCCACCACCGGCCTCCATTTCGACGACGTGAAGCAGCTCATCGCCGTGCTGCAGCGCCTGGTTGACCAAGGCAACACCGTGCTGGTCATCGAGCATAACCTCGACATCATCAAGGTCGCCGACCACGTGATCGACATGGGCCCCGAAGGCGGCGCCGGCGGCGGCACGGTGGTGGCCCGGGGGACGCCCGAGGAAGTGGTGCTGATGGGGCGCGGCCACACCTGGCCCTACCTCAAGGCGGAACTCGCCTAG